The following proteins come from a genomic window of Mucinivorans hirudinis:
- a CDS encoding Chaperone protein DnaK, whose translation MGKIIGIDLGTTNSCVAVMEGNEPVVITNSEGHRTTPSVVAFTKEGERKVGEPAKRQAITNPQNTIFSIKRFMGETYDKVGKEVERVPYKVERGTNNTPVVKINDRTYTPQEISAMILQKMKKTAEEYLGTEVTEAVITVPAYFSDSQRQATKEAGEIAGLKVSRIINEPTAAALAYGLDKDHKDHKVAVFDLGGGTFDISILELDGGVFEVKSTNGDTHLGGDDFDQVIINWMAEEFKKNHNVDLRKDPMALQRLKEAAEKAKIELSSSTQTEINLPYIMPIDGIPQHLVLSLTRAKFEQLADSLIQATIEPCRQALKDAGLSASQIDEVILVGGSTRIPAIQAVVEKFFGKAPSKNVNPDEVVAVGAAIQGGVLTGEVKDVLLLDVTPLSLGIETMGGVMTKLIESNTTIPTRKSETFSTASDNQPSVTIHILQGERPMASQNKTIGQFHLDGIPAAPRGVPQIEVTFDIDANGILHVSAKDKGTGKEQSIRVEASSGLSDADIQRMKDEAKANETADREAREKVDKLNQADGMIFSTEKQLKEYGDKIPADKKAVIETALGSLREAHKAANLADIDKYTAELNNAWQAASQDMYAQGQGQQEGQQSQPHHEKPTAEQGPQDVEFEEVK comes from the coding sequence ATGGGAAAGATTATTGGTATCGACCTTGGTACAACAAATTCTTGTGTAGCTGTTATGGAGGGTAATGAACCCGTAGTAATTACAAACTCTGAAGGACACCGCACAACCCCCTCGGTGGTAGCATTTACCAAAGAGGGTGAACGCAAAGTGGGTGAACCTGCTAAGCGTCAGGCTATCACCAATCCTCAAAACACTATCTTCTCTATCAAACGTTTTATGGGCGAAACTTATGATAAGGTAGGTAAAGAGGTTGAACGCGTACCCTACAAAGTGGAGCGCGGAACAAACAACACACCGGTCGTGAAAATCAACGACCGTACATACACTCCGCAAGAAATTTCGGCTATGATTCTGCAAAAGATGAAAAAGACTGCCGAAGAGTACCTCGGAACGGAAGTGACGGAAGCGGTTATCACAGTACCTGCTTATTTCTCTGACTCGCAACGTCAAGCAACAAAGGAGGCCGGCGAGATTGCGGGATTGAAAGTGAGCCGAATAATTAACGAGCCTACTGCGGCGGCTTTGGCATACGGTTTAGATAAGGATCATAAAGACCACAAAGTTGCAGTATTTGACCTTGGTGGTGGTACGTTCGATATTTCGATTCTGGAGTTGGACGGCGGTGTGTTCGAGGTGAAATCCACAAACGGTGACACTCACCTAGGCGGTGATGACTTCGACCAAGTGATTATCAACTGGATGGCGGAAGAGTTCAAGAAGAATCACAACGTAGATTTGAGAAAAGACCCGATGGCTCTTCAACGTTTGAAAGAGGCTGCGGAAAAGGCTAAAATCGAGCTTTCCTCTTCGACTCAAACAGAAATTAACCTGCCCTACATTATGCCTATCGATGGCATACCTCAGCACTTGGTTCTCTCGCTTACGCGTGCTAAGTTTGAGCAGTTGGCGGACAGCTTGATTCAAGCAACCATAGAACCTTGCCGTCAGGCGTTGAAAGATGCGGGATTGTCTGCTTCGCAGATTGACGAGGTAATCCTTGTGGGTGGTTCGACACGTATACCTGCTATTCAGGCAGTTGTCGAAAAGTTCTTTGGCAAAGCTCCATCAAAGAATGTCAATCCGGATGAGGTTGTGGCAGTCGGCGCAGCTATTCAGGGTGGCGTATTGACGGGCGAGGTTAAGGATGTTCTTCTGTTAGACGTAACTCCGCTTTCTCTCGGTATCGAGACTATGGGTGGTGTGATGACCAAGCTCATTGAGTCTAACACTACAATTCCAACGCGTAAGTCGGAGACCTTTAGTACTGCATCTGACAATCAACCTTCTGTTACTATCCACATTTTGCAGGGCGAGCGTCCTATGGCATCGCAGAACAAGACCATCGGTCAGTTCCACCTGGACGGTATACCTGCCGCACCGCGTGGCGTTCCGCAAATCGAGGTAACATTCGACATCGATGCTAACGGTATCCTCCACGTTTCGGCAAAGGATAAGGGCACGGGCAAGGAGCAGTCAATACGTGTTGAGGCAAGTTCGGGACTTTCGGACGCTGATATTCAACGTATGAAGGACGAGGCAAAGGCTAACGAGACGGCAGACCGCGAGGCGCGCGAAAAGGTTGACAAGCTCAACCAGGCTGACGGTATGATTTTTTCGACAGAAAAACAGCTCAAAGAGTATGGAGATAAAATTCCTGCCGATAAAAAAGCAGTTATAGAGACAGCTCTTGGCAGCCTACGCGAGGCACACAAGGCTGCAAATCTGGCAGATATTGACAAATATACGGCAGAGTTGAACAATGCTTGGCAGGCAGCATCGCAGGATATGTATGCACAAGGGCAAGGTCAGCAAGAAGGGCAGCAGAGTCAGCCTCACCACGAAAAACCCACTGCAGAGCAAGGTCCTCAGGACGTAGAGTTCGAGGAAGTTAAGTGA
- a CDS encoding Sodium/bile acid symporter family — MPNSWFSPAELAGWGVFGVFFFYGLKLTPAKLRAGLGNIKLHIVVQLATFLLFPLLILGAIFVTGDWKSNYYLWLGIYFVATLPSTVSSSVVMVSIAKGNVPAAIFNASISSLIGIFLTPMLMSFVMSAGNDLHSFGHIVIKLLIQVVLPVGAGMLLNRFGGAFADRNKKILRIFDQGVILAIIYTAFCQGFSDKIFDTVSIGELAILLVAMTALFFAAYYTILFICKIMKFSREDTITATYCGSKKSLVHATVMSRVLFADPATVSIIILPTMVYHALQLMIVSVMAGREGK, encoded by the coding sequence ATGCCAAACAGTTGGTTTTCGCCTGCCGAATTGGCAGGTTGGGGGGTGTTCGGCGTATTTTTCTTCTATGGGCTGAAACTTACCCCCGCCAAGTTGCGCGCCGGACTCGGCAATATTAAGCTCCATATTGTAGTGCAACTAGCTACATTTCTGCTCTTTCCGCTACTAATACTGGGTGCAATATTTGTTACGGGTGATTGGAAATCAAATTATTACTTATGGCTGGGAATTTATTTTGTTGCAACACTTCCTTCGACAGTATCATCAAGCGTTGTGATGGTCTCCATTGCCAAGGGGAACGTACCCGCCGCAATATTCAACGCATCAATAAGTTCGTTGATAGGAATATTCTTAACTCCGATGCTGATGTCCTTTGTTATGTCAGCAGGTAACGATCTGCACTCCTTTGGTCATATTGTCATAAAACTTCTAATTCAAGTAGTTCTGCCCGTTGGGGCAGGAATGCTACTGAACCGCTTTGGGGGAGCGTTTGCCGATAGAAACAAAAAAATACTCAGAATATTCGACCAAGGCGTTATCCTAGCAATCATCTACACTGCATTCTGCCAGGGATTTAGCGATAAAATCTTTGATACGGTCTCCATCGGCGAATTGGCAATCCTTCTTGTAGCAATGACTGCACTGTTTTTTGCAGCATATTACACAATCTTATTTATATGTAAAATTATGAAATTCAGCAGGGAAGATACGATAACGGCAACCTATTGCGGCTCGAAAAAATCCTTGGTTCACGCAACCGTGATGAGTCGTGTTCTCTTTGCCGACCCAGCCACGGTCAGTATCATAATTCTACCCACGATGGTCTATCACGCTCTACAACTAATGATTGTCAGTGTGATGGCGGGGAGGGAGGGGAAGTAG
- a CDS encoding Mobile element protein, which yields MSQSGEIDIYYGDESHVCSQGYVPYGWQFPGEDIHIPVEKAYKINILGFVNRLSEYMGMMTEECINADVVINFLENLSFNIKKKTVLILDNASVHKSRSIRERIPFWEKRGLFITYLPPYSPHLNIAETVWRKLKKEWLDPQDYVEKDKLFYAANRWLAALGKQTEIKFSHFNKNLF from the coding sequence TTGAGTCAATCCGGAGAAATTGATATCTACTACGGAGATGAGTCCCATGTCTGTTCCCAAGGATATGTTCCCTACGGCTGGCAATTCCCGGGGGAAGATATACATATCCCTGTTGAGAAGGCATACAAGATCAATATATTGGGATTTGTCAACAGACTAAGTGAATATATGGGTATGATGACAGAGGAGTGCATCAATGCTGATGTAGTCATTAATTTCCTCGAAAATCTTTCTTTCAATATAAAAAAGAAGACCGTACTTATTTTGGATAATGCTAGTGTGCATAAATCCCGTAGCATAAGAGAAAGAATACCTTTTTGGGAGAAGCGTGGGCTCTTCATTACTTATCTTCCTCCATATTCTCCACATTTGAATATTGCGGAAACGGTATGGAGAAAACTCAAAAAGGAATGGCTGGATCCACAGGACTACGTGGAAAAAGACAAACTCTTCTATGCCGCTAACAGGTGGCTGGCAGCACTGGGTAAGCAAACGGAGATCAAGTTTAGCCATTTTAATAAAAACTTATTTTGA
- a CDS encoding DNA primase, which yields MTIEQAKSIQLTDYLHSIGCTPCKQQNNNLWYLSPLRTESEPSFKVNLNRNEWYDFGIGKGGDLIALVREQHSTDVAGALQVLSGKPIIPGSFSFRQQESFQSFEDISVKPLGNVALLQFIRERGITDEIATAHCKEVYYKLGGKPYFAVAFENDREGYEIRNKYFKGCISPKAITWRCDFNRACCVFEGFVDFLSFLTICKREGTDVGKYDALVLNSVGNIPQALRPLRNYEQIHGYLDNDTAGQRATAELRSHFGEKFTDHSPKYSQYKDLNDYLTGQRQEQKQQPKPKRGFRL from the coding sequence ATGACCATAGAACAAGCAAAGTCAATACAGTTGACTGATTATCTGCACTCAATCGGGTGCACACCCTGCAAACAACAGAACAACAACCTTTGGTATCTCTCTCCACTTCGTACTGAGAGTGAACCATCTTTCAAAGTGAACTTGAATCGCAACGAATGGTACGACTTCGGAATCGGTAAGGGTGGAGACCTCATCGCCCTTGTGCGTGAACAACACAGTACCGATGTTGCCGGAGCATTGCAGGTACTTTCGGGCAAACCCATCATACCCGGCTCTTTCTCTTTTCGCCAACAAGAGAGTTTTCAGAGTTTTGAGGATATTTCGGTGAAGCCGTTGGGAAATGTAGCCCTATTGCAATTTATTCGAGAAAGGGGTATAACGGACGAGATTGCGACCGCACACTGCAAAGAGGTATATTATAAACTTGGTGGCAAACCATACTTTGCCGTAGCTTTCGAGAACGATAGAGAGGGATACGAGATTCGCAACAAGTATTTCAAAGGGTGCATCTCGCCAAAGGCTATCACGTGGCGGTGCGATTTTAACCGTGCGTGTTGCGTATTCGAGGGGTTCGTGGATTTCCTTTCATTCCTGACGATCTGCAAACGTGAGGGCACGGATGTCGGCAAATACGATGCACTGGTATTGAACTCAGTCGGCAATATTCCGCAAGCCTTACGACCGCTCCGCAATTACGAACAGATTCACGGTTACTTGGATAACGACACCGCAGGGCAACGAGCGACGGCAGAACTTCGCTCTCACTTCGGGGAAAAGTTCACCGACCATTCTCCAAAGTACAGTCAATACAAAGACCTGAACGACTACCTCACAGGGCAACGGCAAGAGCAGAAACAACAGCCCAAACCCAAGCGAGGCTTTCGATTATAG
- a CDS encoding Mobilization protein BmpH, with protein sequence MGYAVLHLLKPKGASFSMSAHIERTVSPPNADAELTHLNRELIEFPDTVSNRTEAIQHRIDTAGLQRKIGKNQLTAFNVLLSGSPDEMKQIEANGKLDDWCSDNLDWLRKTYGAANVVSAVVHLDESTPHIHATVVPIVTTERKKKKHEEQAKKRYRKKSPNAARLCLDEIMSREKLKEYQDTYAQAMAKFSLQRGVRGSDARHISTSEYYRELINQTETVKSKLSNLKEEQIEAQSELSKVKADISKEKFKNTAADVGTTVLDGVGSLFGNSKVKQQQQKIEALEAENHNLTDNIKGLNSKIKTMESEHKTALDKLSEQLNNIYDLFPHIKDLLRWENFLKNIGLPDNIIRRLFNREEVKGCTGELYSKEHSQRFRLENGSLKLKQDKDKPENIRLTINDTSIYEWFRQKHREFLNKLGINPPEQKNNRGLKL encoded by the coding sequence ATGGGTTACGCTGTGCTCCACCTATTGAAGCCCAAAGGGGCTTCCTTCTCGATGTCGGCACACATCGAGCGGACGGTTTCGCCCCCGAATGCCGATGCAGAACTCACTCACCTAAATCGGGAGCTCATAGAGTTTCCCGACACGGTGAGCAACCGCACTGAGGCGATTCAGCATCGCATCGACACGGCAGGCTTGCAACGCAAAATCGGCAAAAATCAACTCACAGCTTTCAATGTTCTGCTATCAGGTAGCCCCGATGAGATGAAACAGATTGAGGCGAATGGCAAGCTCGATGATTGGTGCTCCGACAATCTCGATTGGCTACGCAAGACTTATGGAGCTGCTAATGTCGTTTCGGCAGTGGTGCACCTCGATGAGTCCACTCCACATATCCACGCCACGGTCGTGCCCATCGTAACCACCGAACGCAAAAAGAAGAAGCACGAGGAGCAGGCGAAAAAACGTTACCGCAAGAAGTCGCCCAACGCCGCACGACTTTGTTTAGATGAGATCATGAGCCGTGAGAAGCTAAAAGAGTATCAAGACACCTACGCCCAAGCGATGGCGAAATTCAGCTTGCAACGTGGCGTAAGAGGCTCTGATGCCCGACACATAAGCACCTCCGAATACTATCGGGAGCTGATAAATCAAACCGAGACGGTCAAAAGTAAGCTATCCAACTTAAAGGAAGAGCAAATCGAAGCTCAATCCGAACTCTCCAAAGTCAAAGCCGACATTAGCAAAGAAAAGTTCAAAAACACAGCGGCAGATGTAGGTACAACGGTATTAGATGGCGTAGGCTCTCTGTTCGGTAACTCCAAAGTCAAACAGCAACAGCAGAAAATAGAAGCACTCGAAGCAGAAAATCACAATCTCACAGACAATATTAAGGGTTTAAATTCTAAAATTAAGACGATGGAATCGGAGCATAAAACAGCTCTCGACAAGCTGTCTGAGCAGCTAAACAATATTTACGACCTCTTTCCACACATCAAAGATTTGCTTCGCTGGGAGAACTTTTTGAAAAATATCGGACTGCCCGACAATATAATCCGGCGACTCTTTAACCGAGAAGAGGTCAAAGGCTGTACAGGGGAGCTATACTCCAAAGAGCACAGCCAGCGATTTCGCCTCGAAAACGGCTCACTCAAACTTAAACAAGACAAAGATAAACCTGAAAACATCCGCCTGACCATAAACGACACAAGCATCTACGAATGGTTTAGACAAAAGCACCGAGAGTTCCTAAATAAACTCGGCATCAATCCGCCTGAGCAGAAGAATAATAGAGGGCTGAAATTATAG